The following is a genomic window from Candidatus Rokuibacteriota bacterium.
CGCAGTTCCGGGAGGCCACCGAGCGGGTGGTGCTGATGGACGCCTTCCTGCCCGGCATCGGCAACTGGAAGGACGTGTGGCTCCTGCGCGACCTGTGGCACTTCCACTTTTACGGCGACGTGCCGCTGGCGCTGGTGAAAGGCCGCGAGCGCACCTACCTCGAGCACTTCTGGAACGACTTCGCCGCCGATCGGAAGCGCTCAGTGCCCGAGGCCGATCGCCGGCTCTACGCCCGGGCCTACGCGCAGCCCGGGGCCATGCGCGCCGGCTTCGAGTACTTCCGCAATTTCGAGCGCGACGCCCTGGACTTCGCCCGGATGGGCAGCACGCAGCTTTCCATGCCGATGCTGGTCCTGTCGGGCGAGAAGGCGGGCGGCACCTTCCTCATCGAGCAGGCCAAGCTAGTGGCATCCGACGTCCGAGGCCAGGTGGTCGCGGGCGCGGGTCACTGGCTGATGGAGGAAGCGCCCAAAACCGTGATCCCCGCGATCCCCGACTTCGTCGGCTGAGGGATCAAGCGCCGCCAGGTGTCGGGCCGCGGCATTCCCGTCACCGGCAACGACATCGACACCGACCGCATCATCCCCGCGCGCTTCCTCAAGGCCGTGACCTTCGAGGGCATGGGCGAGCACGCCTTCGAGGACGCGAAGAAGCAGAACCCCGAACACCCCTTCAACCAGCCCGCCTACAAGGGCGCGTCGGTGCTGGTGGTCGGCCAGAACTTCGGCTGCGGGTCTTCCCGGGAGCATGCGCCGCAAGCCCTCATGCGCTGGGGCATCAGCGCCATCGTCGGCGGCTCCCGATGCTCGGCATCCCCTGCCTGGTCGCCACCCAGGCTGACCTCGAGTGGCTCCAGAAAGCCATCACCCGCGAGCCCAAGACCCCGCTGACGGTGGACGTGGAAAAGCAAGAGGTCCGCTTCGGCGACCGCGTCATCAAGGCGACCGTGCCCGACGGCCCGCGCAACCAGCTCGTGGCCGGCACCTGGGACTCGACGGCGGTGCTGCTCGAAGCGGGGCCGGCGATCGAGGCGACGGCGGGGAAGCGGCCATACGTCAAGGGGTATTGATAGGCGCGGTCTGTTGGGAATGCATCGAGCCCCAGCGGGACTCGAACCCGTGTTTGAGTCGTGACCACGCTTTCGCTAGAAATCGCTGCACGTTACACGCCGTTTACTTCCGAGAAAATCGACGCGACTGAAACACGCATTACCTTACCGCTTTGAGACAAGGTTAGACAGTGAGTCCTATCCGAGCACGAGGTTCGTGAGCCAGCCGAGGATGACAGCTCCCAATACCGAGACCCCAAGGTACAGTGCGAACACGCGCCGCGTAACGACACCCCACACGGCGGACATCGCGGGAACCGTTGTGACAGGTCCGGCGATGAGAAAGGCGATCGCCGCGCCGGGCTGCATGCCTTGCCCGAGCAGCCCCGATACGATGGGGAGCGCGGCGACGTTGTTGAGGTAGAGCGGAATCCCGACAAGCGCAGCAATCACGACCGCGAAGCGACTTCCTTCGCCCAGTACGCTCGCAATTGCGGCCTGGGGCACGTAGCGGACGATCAAGGCTTCGAGAAGAAAGGCGAGCAGGAGCCACCGTCCCAGCCGCCAGCTCTGCACGCCCATCTCGCGCCCCGCAGTCGGCCAATGGATATGCCTGACACGCTCGCTGAATGACGCATGCGTCGCAGAAGGCGTGGCCGCCGCTGCTGCGCAGCAGGACGATGTGGTGCCGGTAGCGTCAGAGGCTCCGGAGATCACCGGCAAGCGGCTCTTCGTCGCGCTCGCCGACGATGTCGCAGACTGCCGTAGGACGTTGGCGCCGAGGAGACCCGTCCGAACGAGCGCAACGGTGAGATACCCGGCGCCCAGGCTAAGGGCGAGCGTCGCCGCGAGTCGCGCGACAGCGAGCGGCCAGCCGAGCATCGAGACTGTCAACGCGAATTTCTCGGGGTCCATCGTGGGTGAAGCGATCCAGAACGACATCACGGGCGCCAGTGGCACCCCACTATGGAGCAACCCGCTGATCACCGGCACGACCGTGCACGCGCACAAGGGGCTGAAGGCGCCGACAGCCGTTGCCAACACGACCGCGAGGCCGATGCGAACCTCGACGGCACGACGGATAAGGCCATCCAACTGCAACGCGTGGATGAGGGTGCCGAGGGCAATGCTTATCACAAAGGCCGGCAGCACTGACCATACCTCCGCTCCAACGAAGCGGCCGATCTACACGATCTCGGTCATGTAGTACCCTCCATCACTCGCTGGACGCGTCCTCGCACGGCGCGCATGATCTCCGGCCGAACGAAGTAGTAGGCCCACACTCCCTTGCGGATCGCGTCAATCCATCCGGCCTCGCGGAGTAAGCGAAGATGGTGCGAGACCGTCGGCTGCTTGACCGGAAGCGCCCCCTCAAGATCACAGACGCACACCTCACCGCCGCGACGCACGAGGATATCGAGAATGGCAAGCCGGACAGGATGAGCGAGGAGCTCGAGATCGGCGCTGACCCGCTCCAAGAGCTCGAAATCGATCTGCGGTCGCGGGCCGACCGAGCACCGAGTGCCGCGCGCCCGTTCCGGGGGATCGACGACGTGCCCCGTGCCCCGCTTCGCCATGGGGGGATCGTCTCACACGTATCGATGACTGTCAATACGAATGGTGAGGAACGGACGACCGTTGCCGGTCAGGAGGACGCAATTGTACCGGCGCCAGAACTTGTCCTCCGAGAGGGGGTACTGAGCCGCTTCAGGCTGGGTAGACGGCGAGGCCGATCGCTCGGGCCGCGGCTGTCAGCCGCGCGTCGAACGACGCCAGCGATGCCGCCCGCGCTGACGTCGCCAGTGCCAGGTGAAGAGCGTCGGCGGTGCGCAGCGGAGTCTCCGGCAGGCTCAGGAGGAATTGTTCCGCCCGGCGGTGGACGTCGCGAGTCAACTCGACGCGGTGGTACACGCCGTCGTCGAGGCGCCCGAGGATGGCGTGCTGAAGGCGTCGCACAGCCTCCCGCGCGAGGGACCCCTGACGCAGACGGCGGGCGAGCGCCGAGATGAACTCGGTCACCGCCAGATCGGACACGAGGACATCGTCCCGGCCTTCCACGACTTCATTGAACTCGTCGCTGCCTGGCTCCGGCAGGTAGAGTTTGAGCAGGGCGCTGGTGTCGCAATAGAGGGGGCCGGGCAGCCCCGCTCGGTATCCCGCCCGCTGCTCGCGACGCCGCGACGGAACGCGCCTCCTAGAGGCGATCCGCGCGGTCCTCGGCGACGGTGGTGGAGAGTGGAGGGTCGAGGACCGGCATCTTCCGGCGGAACGCGACAAGGTTCGGAACGCCCTTGCCGCGCGGGCGATCCGGCGGCACCAGCTTCGCCACGGGCCGCCCGCGCTCCGTGATGACAACCTCGCGCCCCTTCCGGACCTCGTCCAGAAGCGCCGAGAGGTTCTGGCGGGCCTCGCGGACTCCGGCGGTGCGCATGGCCTGAGTGTGCTACATGTAGCACTTGGCGTCAACCTGCCCGGATCCCCTCGCCGTGCCGGCCCCCCTCACCCACCCGGCCCGCTCCGGCGCTCCCGCGCCGCCCGGCCCCGCCCCACCTGCCCCCGCCGCGTGTGTCCGCCCTGTGCGCATTCCGGTGAGCAGAAGGTTGAGACCGGCGATCAAGCTTCTTGACGGGCAGGCGCCTGGTGCCCCATCCTTTGCAGGGTAAAGAGCGGGGAATCGTCATTCAACCCAGGAGGAGATCGTAATGAAACGCTTGTCTGTCATCACCATGGGGTTGTTTGTTATCGGGCTAACCGTTTTGGGATGCGCAAGCCAGCCGTCCGGTCAAGCCGACGCGGGATGGATCACGCTTGTTGACGGCACCACCGGCCTGGACAACTGGAACCGCATCGGCGACGCCAACTGGAGAGCGGCGGACGGTGCCATTGTGGCCGACAAGGGCAAGGGTGGCTATCTCGTCTCGAAGAACTCCTACAAGGACTTCCAGATCAGGGCGGAGTTCTGGGCGGATCACACCACGAACAGCGGCGTCTTCATCCGCTGTACCGATCCCAGCAAGATCACCGCCACCAACGCCTACGAGGTGAACATCTTCGACCAGCGCCCCGACCCGTCCTACGGCACCGGGGCCATCGTCAATTTCGCGAAGGTATCGCCCATGCCCAAGGCCGGCGGCAAGT
Proteins encoded in this region:
- a CDS encoding permease, translating into MGRFVGAEVWSVLPAFVISIALGTLIHALQLDGLIRRAVEVRIGLAVVLATAVGAFSPLCACTVVPVISGLLHSGVPLAPVMSFWIASPTMDPEKFALTVSMLGWPLAVARLAATLALSLGAGYLTVALVRTGLLGANVLRQSATSSASATKSRLPVISGASDATGTTSSCCAAAAATPSATHASFSERVRHIHWPTAGREMGVQSWRLGRWLLLAFLLEALIVRYVPQAAIASVLGEGSRFAVVIAALVGIPLYLNNVAALPIVSGLLGQGMQPGAAIAFLIAGPVTTVPAMSAVWGVVTRRVFALYLGVSVLGAVILGWLTNLVLG
- a CDS encoding metalloregulator ArsR/SmtB family transcription factor, translated to MAKRGTGHVVDPPERARGTRCSVGPRPQIDFELLERVSADLELLAHPVRLAILDILVRRGGEVCVCDLEGALPVKQPTVSHHLRLLREAGWIDAIRKGVWAYYFVRPEIMRAVRGRVQRVMEGTT
- a CDS encoding alpha/beta hydrolase, with amino-acid sequence MARGPAGFTERFAKVNGVRLRYLIGGQGSPVVLLHEYAETGHMWRPIMPLLAQRHTVIVPDLRGAGGSAKPATGYDKKTMAVDIHELTSSLKLDRVSIVGHDIGLMVAYAYAAQFREATERVVLMDAFLPGIGNWKDVWLLRDLWHFHFYGDVPLALVKGRERTYLEHFWNDFAADRKRSVPEADRRLYARAYAQPGAMRAGFEYFRNFERDALDFARMGSTQLSMPMLVLSGEKAGGTFLIEQAKLVASDVRGQVVAGAGHWLMEEAPKTVIPAIPDFVG
- a CDS encoding type II toxin-antitoxin system prevent-host-death family antitoxin, which translates into the protein MRTAGVREARQNLSALLDEVRKGREVVITERGRPVAKLVPPDRPRGKGVPNLVAFRRKMPVLDPPLSTTVAEDRADRL
- a CDS encoding type II toxin-antitoxin system VapC family toxin, which produces MSRSAGRCRSSTLHSPPPSPRTARIASRRRVPSRRREQRAGYRAGLPGPLYCDTSALLKLYLPEPGSDEFNEVVEGRDDVLVSDLAVTEFISALARRLRQGSLAREAVRRLQHAILGRLDDGVYHRVELTRDVHRRAEQFLLSLPETPLRTADALHLALATSARAASLASFDARLTAAARAIGLAVYPA
- a CDS encoding DUF1080 domain-containing protein, encoding MKRLSVITMGLFVIGLTVLGCASQPSGQADAGWITLVDGTTGLDNWNRIGDANWRAADGAIVADKGKGGYLVSKNSYKDFQIRAEFWADHTTNSGVFIRCTDPSKITATNAYEVNIFDQRPDPSYGTGAIVNFAKVSPMPKAGGKWNTYEITAKGSQLIVVLNGVQTVNIQNSQFAQGSVALQYGSGPKDAPGGVIKWRKVQIRPL